The Candida orthopsilosis Co 90-125, chromosome 7 draft sequence genome has a window encoding:
- a CDS encoding Cyp1 peptidyl-prolyl cis-trans isomerase produces the protein MSNVFFDVSADGQPLGRISFKLYDDVVPKTAENFRALATGEKGFGYKGSIFHRVIPSFMLQGGDFTNFNGTGGKSIYGTKFADENFTKKHDRPGLLSMANAGPNTNGSQFFVTTVPCPWLDGKHVVFGEVTDGFDVVKKIESFGSGSGATSKKITIDNSGQL, from the coding sequence ATGTCTAACGTATTTTTCGATGTCTCAGCTGATGGCCAACCATTGGGCAGAATCTCCTTCAAGTTGTACGACGATGTTGTTCCAAAAACAGCTGAAAACTTCAGAGCTTTAGCCACTGGTGAAAAAGGTTTTGGTTACAAAGGATCAATTTTCCACCGTGTTATCCCATCTTTCATGTTGCAAGGTGGtgatttcaccaatttcaacgGTACTGGTGGTAAATCCATCTATGGTACCAAGTTTgctgatgaaaatttcacTAAGAAGCACGACAGACCAGGTTTGTTGTCAATGGCCAATGCTGGACCAAACACCAATGGATCTCAATTCTTTGTTACTACTGTTCCATGCCCATGGTTGGATGGTAAACACGTTGTCTTTGGTGAAGTTACCGACGGCTTCGATGTTGTTAAGAAGATTGAGTCATTCGGTTCTGGAAGTGGTGCTACTTCTAAGAAGATTACTATTGACAACTCTGGTCAATTGTAA